TTCCTCCCTGTCATCATACTGCATGCatccctccttctgcttttttgttcttcattcctGCCAGCCTTGGGAGACTGTATGTCTGAGCTTGTATCTAGACACAGTTGAAAATAAATCTATACAGAATCTATAATGTAAATCTGATGGTTTTCAGAAAAGCGGGTGAAAACCTCGTTAGTGCATATCTACAGACAGAGACACACTGGTTGATATATCTGCTATCTAGAAGACATGAAATATCATGAGAGGACTTACAGTTGGCTGACAGATTTtcctgcagtattttattttctatggaGCACTCTATTTGCATGTTAGAAGCGGCTTTAACCTTCAGTGTGCTGAAAACGCTGTAAGTGCCATTGGTGTGGGGGATGATCTTTAGCTCTGATGGACGCAGGTGACTGTTGTCCGTTTTATTTATCCAATAAACATTGGGCTTTGGGTATCCATTGCCAGACCTGCAGCTGAAAGTCACCTCCTCTCCAGTGTTGTCACTGTTTCTTATAGGTCCGCTGAGTATCGGTTGGCTATAACTAGctggagaacaaaagaaaaagaaatagtcatCAATGTGTTAAAACGTATTGAAAAGACAAAATTTTGACATGGGTTCTGAAGCAGAAATTCTGGGTTTCACACGACCCTCACGACTTGAAAGGGAAACACCTGCAGGTTTGGTGTGTAAGACAGAGAGCTGAGAGAATTACTGGAAGGGAAGAAGGCTGAAACCAAACTCAAAGGAAGAAAGCAACTTCTTAAGCTGCTGTCACCCAGTCATGTGCAAGAGCCCTTATATTAATGAAAaccaagatgaaaaaaaccccatgctggATAAACAGCTGTTACTGTTCTCCCAGTTTTAGATTCCCTGTCCGTAACATTTAAATTAAGCAACTTCATTTCAGCAAAGGGCTGAAATGTGTTTCAAAGTTAAGGGTATGCTTAAATGTAATATTGAAATGGCAAAAATTTGAAAAACTGGAATGAGGATTTGGGCAAGTATGTGTAAGTGATACAAGTTCTTACCTGCTAAACTGAGAACCACTTCTGCCTGGTGAATCACTCTGGTATATTCAGTCTTCTGGAGTACTACACATTTGTACCTATGTTCATCACTCTGGCTGACATTTAgtagcagcagagaaaaatcGCCATTTTCCAATCTATCCCAGAATAACCGAGTCCTGTTTTTAAAGTGAATACACTGTTCACTTTCGTTGTCTTGACCAGAGATCAGTGCATGTACAACTGAACACTCTTCTTGATCATCAGCTATTTGCCAATACACCCGtagattttttaaatgcaaatctctTCCTAGATAAATGCAACTCAGTGTAGCGTTGTCTCCAAGTTTACTGACGATGATCTTCTCCTCCAGTGCAATAGCTACAagattaaaagagagagagaaaaaagggaggtTATGTGggaaaaatgtcattcttttcAAGTATGTTCTACCACATGTGGACTCCAGTATTAGTATTTATAACAGGCAGGTGAGTGTGCTCACTTCATAGTCATTCCTACCTCCTGACTTGCCGGTGGCTAATTCTCTCCGTGTCTGTTTGTCTGTACGTTTCCCAAAGGGACCTTTTACAATATAAAGCCGCcgccttctttctttctctgaggaCCAACCGGTCTAAGCGTTCCCAGTCCTATGGATACCTGCATGTTTCACTTTGCCCACTGACTGGGACTGACTGCAGACACATATTCAAGTCCTAATGCTTTAAtaatcactttcttttaattaagaaaaatgccaaataaCACCAGGTAAATCACAAGAAGTGGAAACACTGGTAAGAAAAAGAGTGCTATCATTATTTTGAGatccaaaaaattaaaaaggggaGTGAAAACAGTGTTTCTCAAAGTGGGCATGTCATAGCAATCACATTATTGCTACCATTGGTGTCATCCTCTCAACAAATATACTCAGCTGGCAAACCGGCATGCCCGGATACCTCCAGTGACACATTCATTAGACATTTACAACCTCTCATGGTCACTTGAGATAGGCCAGCACAGTATCTAGCTTTCAAGGCACTTTTCCTGGCCTCCAGACATGAGAAAGGCAACCTCTTTTCCTGGTGAGCTGGCTGACGAGCAATGCAGAAGGTGCAGGTCAGCTACTCCGAAAGGGCCAGGGTGGCTCTGACCGCAGCCTCCCTGCCAGGAGGGATGCATCACCTCTCCTCCACCCCAGCAGCCGAAACCTCTCTGGTGCAACTGGTTGCTGAGACCAAAGCAGTGTGCACGTTGTAAATGTCAGACCGGGGGGTGAAGGGGGGTCTGGCATGGGGTTGGATGGAAGAGATTACAGCTGGGCAAAGGGATTATGCAGGTGGGTGaattagagaaagaaagaggacaggAGCAAGGGTTTGGAAATGTGGAAACAGCACATGGTGAGGTGGGAGGGAGGTGGCAATGTTAAAGGGGGACACATCTTGGTGTTGGTGCACTGAAATAGCTCATCTACACATCTGAGTTGGGCACCCTGGCTTAAAAATACCACTGAAGCAAACGCAGTACTTGCAGGGAGGAAGACAGCATGTTCTCCAGGCCTTTATCCTCTGCTGGGTGAAACGGGCTTGAAAGAAGTAACGGGCTTGAACTGCAACAAGGATGCTGCAGCTCAGACTTTGGGAAACCCCTTGTAGCGGCAGGAAGAGTGACGCTCTGGAAAGCATTGCCTGGGAAGATGGGGGCACCTCCATCACCGGTGTTATTTAGGAACAGGCCAGCTGGCATCTATTGAAACTGTATCTGGTACAGTTTGTCCTGATTTTGGGGCTGGGGACTTTCCTTGATGACTTTGTTGAGGTCCTTCTCAGTGATTAAGCAAGAACAGAGGAGAGACaactctgaaaacatttaaatatcacCGAGTGATGTCCTTTGACCTTATCTTTGTTTTGAAAGGGATTTTTGGAACTGTAGTAAAAGACTGGGGTACTTGATACAGTGACGTATAATTCTAGTCATAATGCGAGTATGGACTTTATCCAGGCATGTTAGATCTGCCTACCAACAGCCCTTATTACCCCACTTTTAAGGCCTTTTGTTGGCAGAGATAAATACTCAGGGATGTCTGTAAAGCAAGCAGAGCAATCTAAGCAAGAGCATCCATAAGCTCCTTTGCTATTCTCCACACTGAAACTGAtagaaactgattttttcttctttccctgatGCCTGTCACATTGAGGAATTCTTAAGTGTCTTGCTGAAAACACACAGAAGTTTATATTGTAGATATTACAAATACTCCGTGTGTTTGGCTAAACACATTAAGGGAGGGCAGCTTCATTTTTAACCAGTGTTCTGAACTTACCAGCTCTCAGGATATGGAGGAGCAGTAACAGAAATCCAtagctaaaataaaaaagcaaacaagagtGTTACAGGATAGACTTTAGCATCTCTGTTGTTTACATACGCAATAAACCTAATATTGATTGTTTCAGTATAGTAGCGGAAGTAAGTAAATTAGGTGCTGCTACTATGTAATGTCCCATTAAGTATTTGCATTTTTGACAGCTGCAAATCTTCTGTTCAAACGACATAACTCTGTGGGTGGGTGGCCAAGGCCATGAATAGCAGTAAAACGCACTAATATTGGAATCAGAGCAGAAGGCATGAAGCTGGTGTTGTGCCTGTCTTTCCTGTGAAAAGCG
This genomic interval from Calonectris borealis chromosome 1, bCalBor7.hap1.2, whole genome shotgun sequence contains the following:
- the ICOSLG gene encoding ICOS ligand; the encoded protein is MEPRGYGFLLLLLHILRAAIALEEKIIVSKLGDNATLSCIYLGRDLHLKNLRVYWQIADDQEECSVVHALISGQDNESEQCIHFKNRTRLFWDRLENGDFSLLLLNVSQSDEHRYKCVVLQKTEYTRVIHQAEVVLSLAASYSQPILSGPIRNSDNTGEEVTFSCRSGNGYPKPNVYWINKTDNSHLRPSELKIIPHTNGTYSVFSTLKVKAASNMQIECSIENKILQENLSANYTQQKQSNGSSTESHKNLGKNGQGAQAAGIVSIVILIGLLVVLTCWLWRRRSSKRVSYAGVQPNEEKEGLNSPV